A segment of the Echinicola strongylocentroti genome:
CCCGAAGAGTAGCATTGCTCGCCTTCAGGCTCACCTGGTACTCAGAAAGGTTCTGACTATTGGACGGGTTGGCGAAGAGCACTTGCATAAAGAGCACCTGCACCATAAAAACCCGAAATGTGTGTTTACTTAATAGCACAATTCGTTTGCGTAAATTAATTTTCATAGTTTTAGTTGTTAAATTCTCAAAATCTCCGGGAACTTTTCCCGGTCTCGGCCGGACTGTTGGCGCAGTCCGGCCTACTTTTATTGGTTTCAGGAAAGGAATCGGGATTTCACATAGGCATAGATGATTAGGATTTTCTACATGATTTATAGGTAATGACAATGCTGTCATCAGCTTGTTTTTCATATTCAAAATCTACCAGCAACTGGAGCCCACTTAGTATAAAGGTCAGGCCGTTGTTTTGGTAGGCTGCCTTGATCATGCAGCTACCATCCTCGTAATTTTTCAGTATGATGTCGGTATGGTAATACTGCTCCAATGTGGCCACTACATCATCAAAAGGTACCATATCAAAATCCAGCTTGCCAGACTTCCAGCCGATAACCTTGTCCGCATCAAAGGGCTGCTTCAACAAGGATGCTGTAGCCCCGTCAAAAACCACCGCCTCATCGGGCAGTAAGAGCACCCTGTTATCAGGTAAATCATGCTGAGAGACTTGTACTTTTCCGCTTTTGACGGTCACCATTTCTTGCTTCCCGTTATAGGCATTTACGTTAAAGGAAGTACCCAGCACCTTGGTTTCGAGCCCTTCCGACCGTACCAAAAATGGACGGACAGTATCACGCTCCACCTCAAAAAATGCTTCTCCTTCCAAGCTTACTGTCCGCAGCCCTTCGCCAAATTCTTGAGGATACGTCAAGGTGGTATTGACATTTAGCTGAACGGTACTGCCATCGGGCAGGGTGATCTTGGCCCGTTGGCCAGCACCTGTGGTCTTTACGATCAGTGGAGTAGCTGGAGCATCGCTTGAGGAAAGGTACCATAGCCCCGCCCCTCCAATAAGGAATACCAATACTGCTGCTGCCACCTTCATCAACTTCCAGAA
Coding sequences within it:
- a CDS encoding FecR family protein, with amino-acid sequence MNKEDFRRLLWRQKEGKTSTEEDGLIQQIWTRIHDGQAPFGWEEEEEESVGKRIQEKIHSRIQVEEAVPTTVFWKLMKVAAAVLVFLIGGAGLWYLSSSDAPATPLIVKTTGAGQRAKITLPDGSTVQLNVNTTLTYPQEFGEGLRTVSLEGEAFFEVERDTVRPFLVRSEGLETKVLGTSFNVNAYNGKQEMVTVKSGKVQVSQHDLPDNRVLLLPDEAVVFDGATASLLKQPFDADKVIGWKSGKLDFDMVPFDDVVATLEQYYHTDIILKNYEDGSCMIKAAYQNNGLTFILSGLQLLVDFEYEKQADDSIVITYKSCRKS